From Rudanella lutea DSM 19387, a single genomic window includes:
- a CDS encoding S8 family peptidase yields the protein MLARPKPRKPIPPFRDVRSLDPAYLFGSAPDVFRSIYGETAILYRGTPVLPEEYILVDDESVLNFLYQGERYRLITGPDVDAQPVVRVRTYRHCGGKALVLLASAESLTALNALPPGECIEAVPLNPQLPTGFIRPGGGSTGRGAGQDGNTNQIGRGQDGNTNQVGRGQGYPNAVGFLYPGGQYGGAGLVGADTLHGSGPTVAILDSGLELVGGRYPKPSDALSCRTTPWGWDFVEEDADPTDAQFNRHGTRVAGIIRSVCAEANLLPVRIADARNVCTLFDVLSGLEYAATQGARIINASWVFACGTNETIPLLQASLQRLAYRGILVVCAAGNVGDVPPEGLPQIPSIGHQLGDLRVPMLAPACSSAGLTNVITVTSVVALPTGEHDDTGRPRFRRAVCELKSDVYVSVGVLVNGSDGQSRFGSFKTPHITPDFRGTSFAAPYVTGLIARAMIDGKDLSSREAVLRSIGARRDLNLLDQIVGGLWVNP from the coding sequence GTGCTAGCCCGTCCGAAGCCTCGTAAACCGATTCCTCCATTCCGGGACGTCCGGTCTCTGGACCCCGCATACCTGTTTGGATCGGCCCCTGATGTCTTTCGGTCGATTTATGGAGAAACAGCCATTTTGTACCGGGGTACCCCGGTTTTACCAGAGGAGTACATTCTGGTGGACGATGAGAGTGTGCTTAATTTTTTGTACCAGGGTGAACGGTATCGGCTCATTACGGGTCCCGACGTTGATGCCCAGCCGGTTGTCAGGGTACGGACATACCGGCATTGCGGAGGGAAAGCCCTTGTTTTGCTCGCATCCGCCGAGTCGCTGACGGCCCTCAATGCACTCCCCCCCGGTGAGTGCATCGAAGCGGTTCCCCTGAATCCCCAGTTGCCGACCGGATTTATTCGCCCGGGCGGGGGTAGTACTGGCCGGGGGGCGGGGCAGGATGGAAATACGAATCAGATCGGGCGCGGACAGGACGGCAACACCAATCAGGTGGGGCGCGGGCAGGGGTATCCCAACGCAGTAGGCTTCCTGTATCCGGGTGGGCAGTATGGAGGGGCTGGACTCGTTGGCGCCGATACCCTGCATGGGTCAGGGCCCACGGTGGCTATCCTGGACTCCGGTCTTGAACTGGTCGGGGGGCGGTACCCAAAACCTTCAGACGCTTTGTCTTGCCGGACCACGCCCTGGGGTTGGGATTTTGTAGAGGAGGATGCCGACCCGACCGACGCGCAGTTTAACCGGCATGGAACCCGTGTTGCCGGGATCATCCGGTCGGTTTGTGCCGAGGCCAACCTGCTCCCGGTTCGCATTGCCGATGCCCGGAATGTCTGTACGCTGTTCGATGTACTTTCGGGTCTGGAATATGCGGCTACGCAAGGTGCCCGGATTATCAATGCCAGTTGGGTATTTGCCTGCGGAACGAACGAAACCATCCCGTTACTTCAGGCGTCGTTGCAGCGGTTGGCGTACCGCGGTATTCTGGTGGTTTGCGCCGCCGGGAACGTTGGCGATGTACCGCCTGAAGGGTTGCCCCAAATTCCGTCTATCGGGCATCAACTGGGCGATCTGCGTGTGCCTATGCTGGCACCGGCCTGTTCAAGCGCGGGCCTCACGAATGTGATCACCGTAACGTCGGTTGTTGCTCTGCCCACGGGTGAGCACGACGATACCGGACGGCCCCGTTTTCGGCGTGCGGTTTGTGAACTCAAGTCCGACGTTTATGTATCGGTGGGTGTGCTGGTAAACGGTTCCGATGGGCAGAGTCGGTTTGGATCGTTTAAAACCCCTCATATTACTCCTGATTTTCGGGGGACTTCGTTTGCGGCTCCGTACGTCACGGGGCTCATAGCCCGCGCGATGATAGACGGCAAAGATCTATCGTCGCGCGAAGCGGTATTGCGGTCAATTGGGGCCCGCCGGGATCTGAATCTGCTGGATCAGATTGTGGGTGGTTTATGGGTAAACCCCTAA